In the genome of Fundidesulfovibrio soli, one region contains:
- a CDS encoding aspartate-semialdehyde dehydrogenase, giving the protein MSKLVVAVAGATGAVGREMLKTLEDRNFPATEVRALASSRSAGTTVPFKDGELTVAEMTEKSFEGVDLALFSAGGSTSKTFAPHAVKSGCVVVDNSSAWRMDPKVPLVVPEVNPDDVDWHTGIIANPNCSTIQMVVAMKPLHDLYTIKRVVVSTYQAVSGTGQKAITELETQVRQMFNGIDPEVKVYPHQIAFNCLPQIDVFSEGDYTYEEIKMIKETAKIMGDDSIKVTATTVRVPVFYGHSESVNLEFEKPVTAAQARAALAAAPGVQVYDNPAEKMYPMPIMAAGEDEVFVGRIRQDNTVENGLNMWIVADNIRKGAALNAVQIAELLLAKGKLKV; this is encoded by the coding sequence ATGTCCAAGCTCGTCGTCGCCGTCGCAGGAGCAACCGGGGCCGTTGGCCGCGAGATGCTCAAGACCCTGGAAGACCGCAATTTCCCCGCCACCGAGGTGCGCGCCCTGGCCTCCTCCCGTTCGGCGGGAACCACCGTGCCCTTCAAGGACGGCGAGCTCACCGTTGCCGAGATGACCGAGAAGAGCTTCGAGGGCGTGGACCTGGCCCTGTTCTCCGCAGGCGGCTCCACCTCCAAGACGTTCGCCCCGCACGCCGTGAAGTCCGGCTGCGTGGTGGTGGACAACTCCAGCGCCTGGCGCATGGACCCCAAGGTCCCGCTGGTGGTGCCCGAGGTCAACCCGGACGACGTGGACTGGCACACCGGCATCATCGCCAACCCCAACTGCTCCACCATCCAGATGGTGGTGGCGATGAAGCCCCTGCACGACCTCTACACCATCAAGCGCGTGGTGGTCTCCACCTACCAGGCCGTGTCCGGCACGGGCCAGAAGGCCATCACCGAGTTGGAGACCCAGGTGCGCCAGATGTTCAACGGCATCGACCCCGAAGTGAAGGTCTACCCGCACCAGATCGCCTTCAACTGCCTGCCCCAGATCGACGTGTTCTCCGAGGGTGACTACACCTACGAGGAGATCAAGATGATCAAGGAGACGGCCAAGATCATGGGTGACGACTCCATCAAGGTCACGGCCACCACGGTGCGCGTGCCCGTGTTCTACGGCCACTCCGAGTCCGTGAACCTGGAGTTCGAGAAGCCGGTCACCGCCGCGCAGGCCAGGGCCGCGCTGGCCGCCGCCCCCGGCGTGCAGGTCTACGACAACCCGGCCGAGAAGATGTACCCCATGCCCATCATGGCCGCCGGCGAGGACGAGGTCTTCGTGGGCCGCATCCGCCAGGACAACACCGTGGAGAACGGCCTGAACATGTGGATCGTGGCTGACAACATCCGCAAGGGCGCGGCGCTCAACGCCGTGCAGATCGCGGAACTGCTGCTGGCCAAGGGCAAGCTGAAGGTCTAG
- the metF gene encoding methylenetetrahydrofolate reductase [NAD(P)H]: protein MRINDLLSSGKKFVSLEFFPPKDKAAWPAFFYEVGKLSTLSPLFVSVTYGAGGSTQANTLELVSRFSKDFGLNPMAHLTCVGASEDYLRGFLDSLVEAGVDNVLALRGDPPQGQEDFKPEDAAFQHASDLAGFISKAYPDICIGVAGYPEKHPQAESLETDIDYLKLKVEQGGKFAITQLFFDNDHYFAFVEKCRARGITVPIIPGVLPIMNLASIKRILGLCGATLPPSYLERLEAANTKGGADAVRELGVDYARTQCQDLVARGAPGVHLYTLNKAQACLDIVKGLSL, encoded by the coding sequence TTGCGCATCAACGACCTGCTTTCATCCGGCAAGAAATTCGTCTCCCTCGAGTTCTTCCCCCCCAAGGACAAGGCCGCCTGGCCCGCGTTCTTCTACGAGGTGGGCAAGCTCTCCACGCTCTCTCCGCTGTTCGTCTCCGTCACCTACGGGGCGGGCGGCTCCACCCAGGCCAACACCCTGGAGCTGGTGAGCCGCTTCAGCAAGGATTTCGGGCTCAACCCCATGGCCCATCTGACCTGCGTGGGCGCCTCCGAGGACTATCTGCGCGGCTTCCTGGACTCCCTTGTGGAAGCCGGGGTGGACAACGTGCTGGCCCTGCGCGGCGATCCGCCCCAGGGGCAGGAGGACTTCAAGCCCGAGGACGCCGCCTTCCAGCACGCCTCGGATCTTGCGGGCTTCATCAGCAAGGCCTACCCGGACATCTGCATCGGCGTGGCCGGCTACCCCGAGAAGCACCCCCAGGCCGAAAGCCTGGAGACGGACATCGACTACCTCAAGCTCAAGGTGGAGCAGGGCGGCAAGTTCGCCATCACCCAGCTCTTCTTCGATAACGACCACTATTTCGCTTTCGTCGAGAAATGCCGGGCCAGGGGCATCACCGTGCCCATCATCCCCGGCGTGCTGCCCATCATGAACCTGGCCTCCATCAAGCGCATCCTCGGGCTGTGCGGCGCGACCCTGCCGCCGAGCTACCTGGAGCGCCTGGAGGCAGCCAACACGAAGGGCGGCGCGGACGCCGTGCGCGAGCTGGGCGTGGACTACGCCCGGACCCAATGCCAGGACCTGGTTGCGCGCGGCGCCCCGGGCGTGCACCTGTACACGCTCAACAAGGCCCAGGCCTGCCTGGATATTGTGAAGGGGCTTTCGCTTTAA
- a CDS encoding 2-isopropylmalate synthase has protein sequence MSNRVIIFDTTLRDGEQSPGATMNQGEKIRLAQQLEILGVDVIEAGFPAASEGDFQAVQAIASTVKNVTVAGLCRALTSDIQRCHDAIKGAKRPRIHTFLATSPLHMQHKLGKSPEQVLEMIEKAVSFAASLTPDVEFSCEDASRSERPFLAVAVEKAIAAGATTINIPDTVGYAQPQEFHELIKFLLATVPNASKAIFSVHCHNDLGLAAANTLAALSAGARQAEVTLCGIGERAGNASIEEVSMALKTRACYYNLETGIKSEQIYPSSRLLSMIIGQPIPPYKPIIGGNAFAHESGIHQAGVLKCAETYEIMTPQSVGRAGNEMVLGKHSGRNAVKARLDELGFTLTDEQVNQVTEAVKELADKKKNIFSEDVEALVLEKIYRMPDKYRFKHLSVLSGNMAMPPTAALSIEVDGEERKLAAFGVGPIDAVFNTISQLTGRNPVLKQYAVNAVTGGTDAQGEVTVRLEEGGHKSVGRSSDSDVIVASAKAFINALNRLAKKEEERECAKL, from the coding sequence ATGTCCAATCGTGTCATCATTTTCGACACAACCCTGCGTGACGGCGAGCAGTCTCCTGGCGCGACCATGAACCAGGGCGAGAAGATCCGGCTTGCCCAGCAGCTTGAAATCCTCGGGGTGGACGTCATCGAGGCCGGATTCCCGGCCGCCAGCGAGGGTGATTTCCAGGCCGTGCAGGCCATCGCCTCCACCGTGAAGAACGTCACCGTAGCCGGATTGTGCCGCGCGCTGACCTCCGACATCCAGCGCTGCCACGACGCCATCAAGGGCGCCAAACGGCCGCGCATCCACACCTTCCTGGCCACCTCGCCCCTGCACATGCAGCACAAGCTGGGCAAGAGCCCCGAACAGGTGCTGGAGATGATCGAGAAGGCCGTGAGCTTCGCCGCCTCCCTGACGCCTGACGTGGAGTTCTCCTGCGAGGACGCCTCCCGCTCGGAGCGGCCCTTCCTGGCCGTGGCCGTCGAGAAGGCCATCGCCGCAGGCGCCACCACCATCAACATTCCGGACACCGTGGGCTACGCCCAGCCGCAGGAGTTCCACGAGCTCATCAAGTTCCTGCTGGCGACGGTGCCCAACGCCTCCAAGGCGATATTCAGCGTGCACTGCCACAACGACCTGGGTCTGGCCGCCGCCAACACCCTGGCGGCCCTCTCCGCCGGAGCGCGCCAGGCCGAGGTGACCCTGTGCGGCATCGGCGAGCGCGCGGGCAACGCCTCCATCGAGGAGGTGTCCATGGCCCTCAAGACGCGCGCCTGCTACTACAACCTGGAGACGGGCATCAAGAGCGAGCAGATCTACCCCTCCTCTCGCCTGCTCTCCATGATCATCGGCCAGCCCATCCCGCCCTACAAGCCTATCATCGGCGGCAACGCCTTCGCCCACGAATCGGGCATCCACCAGGCGGGCGTGCTCAAGTGCGCCGAGACCTACGAGATCATGACCCCTCAGTCCGTTGGCCGCGCCGGCAACGAGATGGTGCTGGGCAAGCACTCCGGGCGCAACGCCGTGAAGGCCCGCCTGGACGAGTTGGGCTTCACCCTCACGGATGAGCAGGTCAACCAGGTCACCGAGGCGGTGAAGGAACTGGCGGACAAGAAGAAGAACATCTTCTCCGAGGACGTGGAAGCCCTCGTCCTGGAGAAGATCTACCGCATGCCGGACAAGTACAGATTCAAGCACCTCTCCGTGCTCTCGGGCAACATGGCTATGCCCCCCACGGCAGCCCTGTCCATCGAGGTGGACGGCGAGGAGCGTAAGCTCGCGGCTTTCGGCGTCGGACCCATCGACGCCGTGTTCAACACAATCAGCCAACTTACGGGGCGCAACCCCGTGCTCAAACAGTACGCGGTCAACGCCGTCACCGGCGGCACCGACGCCCAGGGCGAGGTGACCGTGCGACTGGAAGAGGGCGGCCACAAGTCAGTCGGCCGAAGCTCGGACAGCGACGTGATCGTCGCCAGCGCCAAAGCTTTCATCAATGCCCTCAACCGGTTGGCCAAAAAGGAGGAAGAAAGGGAATGCGCCAAACTTTAG
- the leuC gene encoding 3-isopropylmalate dehydratase large subunit, producing the protein MRQTLAQKILQRHTDETVSQDGQIVRCRVSLVLANDITAPLAIKSFNKMGAAEVFDKDKIALVCDHFTPNKDIDSAEQVKVVREFAMAKGITHYYEGGDCGVEHALLPELGLVGPGDVVIGADSHTCTYGGLGAFATGMGSTDIAAAMVMGETWFKVPPTIRVVLEGTLPKWIGGKDIILELIGMIGVSGALYKALEFAGPVVEQLSIEQRMTMSNMAIEAGGKVGLFPVDAKTLAYAKAAGRTGDTELYADEGAHYEREVVIDCSKLTPRVACPHLPDNVKPVDECAGIRIDQSIIGSCTNGRIEDMREAAAVLKGRKVAKHVRCIVLPATPTIWKQALKEGLLEIFMDSGCVVGPPTCGPCLGGHMGILAAGERSIATTNRNFKGRMGSLQSEVYLSGPAVAAASAIAGEIVHPEKI; encoded by the coding sequence ATGCGCCAAACTTTAGCCCAGAAGATTCTGCAGCGTCATACGGATGAAACCGTCAGCCAGGACGGCCAGATCGTCCGTTGCCGCGTAAGCCTCGTGCTGGCCAACGACATCACCGCCCCCCTGGCCATCAAGAGCTTCAACAAGATGGGCGCCGCCGAAGTGTTCGACAAGGACAAGATCGCCCTCGTATGCGACCACTTCACCCCCAACAAGGACATCGACTCCGCCGAGCAGGTCAAGGTGGTGCGCGAGTTCGCCATGGCCAAGGGCATCACCCACTACTACGAGGGCGGCGACTGCGGCGTGGAGCACGCCCTGCTGCCCGAACTGGGCCTGGTGGGCCCCGGCGACGTAGTGATCGGCGCTGACTCCCACACCTGCACGTACGGCGGCTTGGGCGCCTTCGCCACGGGCATGGGCTCCACGGACATCGCCGCGGCCATGGTCATGGGCGAGACCTGGTTCAAGGTTCCCCCCACCATCCGCGTGGTGCTCGAAGGCACCCTCCCCAAGTGGATCGGCGGCAAGGACATCATTCTGGAGCTCATCGGCATGATCGGCGTGTCCGGCGCGCTGTACAAGGCCCTGGAGTTCGCGGGCCCCGTGGTGGAGCAGCTCTCCATCGAGCAGCGCATGACCATGTCCAACATGGCCATCGAGGCGGGCGGCAAGGTCGGCCTGTTCCCCGTGGACGCCAAGACCCTGGCCTACGCCAAGGCCGCTGGCCGCACCGGCGACACCGAGCTGTACGCCGACGAGGGCGCGCACTACGAGCGCGAGGTGGTCATCGACTGCTCCAAGCTCACCCCCCGCGTGGCCTGCCCGCACCTGCCTGACAACGTGAAGCCCGTGGACGAGTGCGCCGGCATCCGCATCGACCAGTCCATCATCGGTTCCTGCACCAACGGCCGCATCGAGGACATGCGCGAAGCCGCCGCCGTGCTCAAGGGCCGCAAGGTGGCCAAACACGTGCGCTGCATCGTGCTGCCCGCCACCCCCACGATCTGGAAGCAGGCCCTCAAGGAAGGGCTGCTGGAGATCTTCATGGACTCCGGTTGCGTAGTCGGCCCGCCGACCTGCGGCCCCTGCCTGGGCGGCCACATGGGCATTCTGGCGGCCGGTGAGCGCTCCATCGCCACCACCAACCGCAACTTCAAGGGGCGCATGGGCTCGCTGCAGAGCGAAGTCTACCTCTCCGGTCCGGCCGTGGCCGCCGCTTCGGCCATCGCGGGCGAGATCGTCCATCCCGAGAAGATTTAA
- a CDS encoding acid phosphatase, which translates to MKHHIRPLMRFLGLAVLLCGLLSGLLAGNGLAAKPHFLPAGSLDLVAVLPPPPADGSPRNKAELKELLHLQRTRTPAMIAFALEDVTRSPFRFADVLGPEFNKQNLPGVEEFFVAVLEDVSLQVDPPKQHWNRLRPFLLDPMIEPCLPQPASASYPSGHSAFGHLAAIVLSAMVPEKAEALAKRGEAFARNRLIGGVHYPSDVAAGAEAAKIIAKALFENPEFKKAFQEAKAQTRRVLGLTP; encoded by the coding sequence ATGAAACACCACATCCGCCCCCTGATGCGTTTCCTGGGTCTGGCCGTACTGCTGTGCGGCCTTCTGTCCGGACTCCTGGCCGGCAATGGCCTCGCCGCCAAGCCGCACTTTCTGCCGGCCGGTTCGCTGGACCTGGTGGCCGTGCTGCCGCCGCCCCCGGCCGACGGTTCCCCCCGGAACAAGGCCGAGCTCAAGGAACTGCTGCACCTGCAGCGCACCCGCACCCCAGCCATGATCGCGTTTGCGCTGGAGGACGTCACGCGCTCGCCCTTCCGCTTTGCGGACGTGCTGGGCCCCGAGTTCAACAAGCAGAACCTGCCCGGCGTCGAGGAGTTTTTCGTGGCTGTACTGGAGGACGTCAGCCTCCAGGTCGATCCGCCGAAACAGCACTGGAACAGGCTCCGGCCCTTCCTGCTCGACCCGATGATCGAACCGTGCCTGCCACAACCCGCCAGCGCCTCCTACCCCAGCGGGCATTCAGCCTTCGGGCACCTGGCGGCCATCGTGCTCTCGGCCATGGTGCCGGAGAAGGCCGAGGCGCTGGCCAAGCGCGGTGAGGCGTTCGCCCGCAACAGGCTGATCGGCGGAGTGCACTACCCCAGCGACGTGGCAGCTGGCGCGGAGGCGGCGAAGATCATCGCCAAGGCGCTGTTCGAAAACCCTGAGTTCAAGAAGGCGTTCCAGGAGGCCAAGGCCCAGACCCGCCGGGTTCTGGGGCTGACGCCCTGA
- the leuB gene encoding 3-isopropylmalate dehydrogenase, translated as MIKNIVILPGDGIGPEIMAQAEKVLAAIGKKFGHEFKTSYHLIGGAAIDAENNPLPKATVDACKAADAVLLGAVGGPKWDTIEKSIRPERGLLGIRKELGLFANLRPAKLFDELKHACCLRPDIIGKGLDVMVIRELTGGAYFGTPRGEEVRDGERVAFNNMIYSESEIRRIAKVGFEVARKRGKKLCSVDKANVLDVSQLWREVVLEVAKDYPDVELSHLYVDNAAMQLVRDPGQFDTIVTENLFGDILSDEAAVITGSIGMLPSASLGASGPGLYEPIHGSAPDIAGQDKANPLATILSVAMMVRYQFAMAAEADSIEAAVTKVLQDGFRTGDIMEPGKTLVGCQKMGDLVLERL; from the coding sequence ATGATCAAGAACATCGTCATCCTGCCCGGCGACGGCATCGGCCCGGAGATCATGGCCCAGGCCGAGAAGGTTCTGGCGGCGATCGGCAAGAAGTTCGGCCACGAGTTCAAGACCAGCTACCACCTGATCGGCGGCGCGGCCATCGACGCCGAGAACAACCCCCTGCCCAAGGCCACCGTGGACGCCTGCAAGGCCGCCGACGCGGTGCTGCTGGGCGCGGTGGGCGGCCCCAAGTGGGACACCATCGAGAAGTCCATCCGCCCCGAGCGCGGGCTGCTCGGCATCCGCAAGGAGCTGGGCCTGTTCGCCAACCTGCGCCCGGCCAAGCTCTTCGACGAGCTCAAGCACGCCTGCTGCCTGCGCCCCGACATCATCGGCAAGGGCCTGGACGTGATGGTCATCCGCGAGCTCACCGGCGGGGCCTACTTCGGCACCCCTCGCGGCGAGGAAGTCCGCGACGGCGAGCGCGTGGCCTTCAACAACATGATCTACTCCGAGTCCGAGATCAGGCGCATCGCCAAGGTCGGCTTCGAGGTGGCCCGCAAGCGCGGCAAGAAGCTCTGCTCGGTGGACAAGGCCAACGTGCTCGACGTCTCCCAGCTGTGGCGCGAGGTGGTTCTCGAGGTCGCCAAGGACTACCCCGACGTGGAGCTCTCCCACCTCTACGTGGACAACGCCGCCATGCAGCTGGTGCGCGACCCCGGCCAGTTCGACACCATCGTCACCGAGAACCTCTTCGGCGACATCCTCTCTGACGAGGCCGCGGTGATCACCGGCTCCATCGGCATGCTGCCCTCGGCCTCCCTGGGCGCTTCCGGCCCGGGCCTCTACGAGCCCATCCACGGCTCCGCCCCGGACATCGCCGGGCAGGACAAGGCCAACCCCCTGGCCACGATCCTCTCCGTGGCCATGATGGTGCGCTACCAGTTCGCCATGGCCGCCGAGGCCGACAGCATCGAGGCCGCCGTGACCAAGGTGCTCCAGGACGGCTTCCGCACCGGCGACATCATGGAGCCCGGCAAGACCCTGGTGGGCTGTCAGAAGATGGGCGACCTGGTGCTGGAACGCCTGTAG
- a CDS encoding ABC-F family ATP-binding cassette domain-containing protein: MSKISIQNLSKSLGGRDLLASFSLEVTGGMRLAVVGPNGCGKSTFLKLLAAEAEPDSGRVILPPGVRLGYVAQELAGSELDEPLLAWVMSALASWKEFWREWEHASLEHDERLLAELSARQAEMEHSLGYNPEHRAKAILSGLGFSEESWPKPVRLLSGGWRERAKLARVLVAGADVLLLDEPTNHLDIEAVEWLEEYLLCFKGVLVFVAHDRIFLDRVGTHVLFLGGDKPAFRPGSFSGFLEWRAQNQLQVEQKAAQLSQAINQQMAFVSRFRYKATKARQAQSKLKAVDKLQKELAGVAGNIERKRKTLDFKLPEPSRADKNILSAAELEFAFPGGQPLWPKLTFNLYRGQKVALAGPNGAGKTTLLKCLTGDLKPTGGLVKFGSLVRMGYFSQHSTEILRPNETVMSEIRRLSDPKASTEELCSVLGLFMLGENYFERFVRDLSGGEKSRLVLSSLFLARANLLVLDEPTNHLDLESREALVSALVDYEGTILFVAHDRYLLSEVAEVVWTVGPDGLGEFLGGYEAYERHLKEQAKAACELDAEPRAKSESRENRQAEKRRKAEERNAISRELKPMKDRYEKLEARLEEVMLNQTMVEQEMADPATYADASRFSELSKEYHAHKEECDRLVADLADLEDRIAVLEERREAL; encoded by the coding sequence ATGTCCAAGATAAGCATACAAAATCTCTCCAAGTCCCTGGGTGGCCGCGACCTGCTGGCCAGCTTCAGCCTCGAGGTCACGGGCGGAATGCGCCTGGCCGTCGTGGGCCCAAACGGCTGCGGCAAGTCCACGTTCCTGAAACTCCTGGCCGCCGAGGCCGAGCCTGACTCGGGGCGGGTGATCCTGCCTCCCGGGGTGCGACTGGGTTATGTGGCCCAGGAGCTGGCGGGCTCCGAGCTGGACGAGCCCCTGCTGGCCTGGGTCATGTCCGCGCTGGCCTCCTGGAAGGAGTTCTGGCGGGAGTGGGAGCACGCCAGCCTGGAGCACGACGAGCGCCTCCTGGCCGAACTCTCCGCCCGCCAGGCTGAGATGGAGCACTCCCTGGGCTACAACCCTGAGCACCGGGCCAAGGCCATCCTCTCCGGCCTGGGCTTCTCGGAGGAGAGCTGGCCCAAGCCCGTGCGCCTGCTCTCCGGCGGCTGGCGCGAGCGCGCCAAGCTGGCCCGGGTGCTGGTGGCCGGGGCCGACGTGCTCCTGCTGGACGAGCCCACCAACCACCTGGACATCGAGGCCGTGGAGTGGCTGGAGGAATACCTGCTCTGCTTCAAGGGCGTGCTGGTGTTCGTGGCTCACGACCGCATCTTCCTGGACCGGGTGGGCACCCACGTGCTCTTCCTGGGGGGCGACAAACCCGCCTTCCGGCCGGGCTCCTTCAGCGGCTTCCTGGAGTGGCGCGCCCAGAACCAGCTGCAGGTCGAGCAGAAGGCCGCGCAGCTCTCCCAGGCCATCAACCAGCAGATGGCCTTCGTCAGCCGCTTCCGCTACAAGGCCACCAAGGCCCGCCAGGCCCAGAGCAAGCTCAAGGCCGTGGACAAGCTCCAGAAGGAGCTGGCCGGGGTGGCGGGCAACATCGAGCGCAAGCGCAAGACCCTGGACTTCAAGCTCCCCGAGCCCAGCCGCGCGGACAAGAACATCCTCTCCGCGGCCGAGCTGGAGTTCGCCTTCCCCGGGGGCCAGCCCCTGTGGCCCAAGCTGACCTTCAACCTGTACCGGGGCCAGAAGGTGGCCCTGGCCGGACCCAACGGCGCGGGCAAGACCACGCTGCTCAAGTGCCTCACCGGCGACCTGAAGCCCACGGGCGGACTGGTGAAGTTCGGGTCGCTTGTGCGAATGGGCTACTTCAGCCAGCACTCCACCGAGATCCTGCGGCCCAACGAGACCGTCATGTCCGAGATCAGGCGGCTCTCCGACCCCAAGGCCTCCACGGAGGAGCTGTGCTCCGTGCTGGGGCTGTTCATGCTCGGCGAAAACTATTTCGAGCGCTTCGTGCGCGACCTCTCCGGCGGCGAGAAGAGCCGCCTGGTGCTCTCCAGCCTGTTTTTGGCCCGGGCCAACCTGCTGGTGCTGGACGAGCCCACCAACCACCTGGACCTGGAGAGCCGCGAGGCCCTTGTCTCCGCGCTGGTGGACTACGAGGGCACCATCCTCTTCGTGGCCCACGACCGCTACCTGCTCTCCGAGGTGGCGGAGGTGGTCTGGACCGTCGGCCCCGACGGCCTGGGCGAGTTCCTGGGCGGCTACGAGGCCTACGAGCGCCACCTGAAGGAGCAGGCCAAGGCCGCCTGTGAGCTGGACGCCGAGCCGCGCGCGAAGTCCGAGTCCCGCGAGAACAGGCAGGCCGAGAAGCGCCGCAAGGCCGAGGAGCGCAACGCCATCTCCCGCGAGCTCAAGCCCATGAAGGATCGCTACGAAAAACTCGAAGCGCGGCTTGAGGAAGTGATGCTCAACCAGACGATGGTGGAGCAGGAGATGGCCGACCCGGCCACCTACGCCGACGCAAGCCGTTTCTCCGAACTGTCCAAGGAGTACCACGCCCACAAGGAAGAGTGCGACCGCCTCGTTGCGGACCTGGCCGACCTGGAGGACAGGATCGCCGTGCTCGAAGAGCGGCGGGAGGCCCTGTGA
- a CDS encoding DUF2325 domain-containing protein, with amino-acid sequence MTTAATAPVRRKLWQQQDFQCPILGTCLSMAELRKLARKLGIAFSPGATDYEIHVRFVREASAESPLSHHLNKYLDKKYRTHIRQFAKAQDAATLEAMWKFSLKSGDIPGPFWAVLSHPGLGAGLRAKVFGDVHMLSHLMGAANRADIKRVSALERRLDELGQALSRVQAARRSQKLEWTVRVKDLEDRLETERGERLKLARKLRESVHASGSDPAPVRDAALAAAQEADAAREEARRQAAIIEELYRENQALRQHVGELTAELERADNELACALPCAGEGCGGEGCAAGSGQCPCPELGGKNVLYVGGRCSLVRHYRQLVERAGCRFHHHDGGVEHSPGELYGKLASADVVLCPVDCVSHDACQAVKKACKHCMKPFMMLRSSGLSALARSLDQLAACVN; translated from the coding sequence ATGACAACCGCCGCGACAGCACCCGTCCGCAGAAAGCTCTGGCAACAGCAGGATTTCCAGTGCCCCATCCTGGGCACCTGCCTGAGCATGGCCGAGCTGCGCAAGCTCGCCCGCAAACTCGGCATAGCCTTCTCCCCCGGTGCCACGGACTACGAAATCCACGTCCGCTTCGTGCGCGAGGCCAGCGCGGAGAGCCCCCTCTCCCACCATCTCAACAAATATCTGGACAAGAAATACCGGACGCACATCCGGCAGTTCGCCAAGGCCCAGGATGCGGCCACGCTTGAGGCCATGTGGAAGTTCTCGCTCAAGTCCGGCGACATACCCGGTCCGTTCTGGGCGGTGCTCAGCCACCCGGGCCTCGGGGCCGGACTCAGGGCCAAGGTCTTCGGGGATGTGCACATGCTCTCACACCTGATGGGCGCGGCCAACCGGGCGGACATCAAGCGCGTGAGCGCCCTGGAGCGCCGCCTGGACGAGCTGGGCCAGGCCCTGTCGAGGGTGCAGGCCGCCAGGCGCTCCCAGAAGCTGGAGTGGACCGTGCGCGTCAAGGATCTGGAGGACCGTTTGGAAACGGAACGCGGCGAGCGGCTGAAACTGGCGCGCAAGCTCCGCGAGTCCGTCCACGCTTCAGGGAGCGACCCCGCGCCGGTCCGGGACGCCGCCCTCGCCGCGGCCCAGGAGGCGGACGCGGCGCGGGAGGAGGCCCGCCGCCAGGCCGCCATCATCGAGGAGCTCTACCGGGAGAATCAGGCCCTGCGGCAACACGTGGGCGAGCTGACGGCCGAGCTGGAGCGCGCCGACAATGAACTGGCCTGCGCCCTGCCCTGCGCCGGGGAAGGTTGCGGCGGAGAAGGCTGCGCCGCCGGGTCCGGCCAATGCCCCTGCCCGGAGCTTGGCGGCAAGAACGTGCTGTACGTGGGCGGACGGTGCAGCCTGGTGCGCCACTACCGCCAGTTGGTGGAGCGCGCGGGCTGCCGCTTCCATCACCATGACGGCGGCGTGGAGCACTCCCCTGGCGAGCTGTACGGCAAGCTGGCCTCGGCCGACGTGGTGCTCTGCCCCGTTGATTGCGTCAGCCACGACGCCTGCCAGGCCGTGAAGAAGGCCTGCAAGCACTGCATGAAGCCCTTCATGATGCTGCGCAGCTCCGGCCTCTCGGCCCTGGCCCGCTCCCTTGACCAGTTGGCGGCCTGCGTGAATTGA
- a CDS encoding 3-isopropylmalate dehydratase small subunit — MYKGRAHKVGAHIDTDAIIPARFLVTTDTEELGRNCMEGLEAGWVKRVKKGDIMVAGENFGCGSSREHAPLAIIGAGIPVVIAHSFARIFYRNGFNMGLILLEVGDAVKKIEDGDDLIIDPLNGTIKNETSGDVIKTSPVPPFMQQILDKGGLVNYVKDRKAAQA; from the coding sequence ATGTACAAAGGACGCGCTCACAAAGTCGGCGCTCACATCGATACGGACGCCATCATCCCGGCCCGCTTCCTGGTGACCACCGACACCGAGGAGCTTGGCAGGAACTGCATGGAAGGCCTGGAGGCCGGCTGGGTCAAGCGGGTGAAGAAGGGCGACATCATGGTCGCGGGCGAGAACTTCGGCTGCGGCTCCTCGCGCGAGCATGCGCCGCTGGCCATCATCGGCGCGGGCATCCCGGTGGTCATCGCCCACAGCTTCGCGCGCATCTTCTACCGCAACGGCTTCAACATGGGCCTGATCCTGCTGGAAGTGGGCGACGCGGTGAAGAAGATCGAGGACGGCGACGACCTGATCATCGACCCCCTCAACGGCACCATCAAGAACGAGACCTCCGGCGACGTCATCAAGACATCCCCGGTGCCCCCCTTCATGCAGCAGATCCTGGATAAGGGCGGCCTGGTCAACTACGTGAAGGACCGCAAGGCGGCCCAGGCGTAA
- a CDS encoding (deoxy)nucleoside triphosphate pyrophosphohydrolase → MQVVAGIVWSGGRYLGVRRPEGKRHAGLWEFPGGKVEPGETTLEALVRELREELAIEVREADFWKEKTHTYPDFTVNLSFFHIHVFKGFPRPLEGQGLRWLEPSEGPALPFLAADRDIVEELAALRGV, encoded by the coding sequence ATGCAGGTGGTGGCGGGCATCGTCTGGAGCGGCGGGCGCTACCTTGGCGTGCGGCGGCCCGAGGGCAAGCGCCACGCCGGGCTTTGGGAGTTTCCCGGCGGCAAGGTGGAGCCGGGGGAAACCACCCTGGAGGCCCTGGTACGCGAGCTGCGCGAGGAGCTGGCCATCGAGGTTCGGGAGGCGGACTTCTGGAAGGAAAAGACCCATACCTATCCGGATTTCACGGTAAACTTGTCTTTTTTCCATATCCATGTTTTCAAGGGGTTTCCCCGTCCACTTGAAGGCCAAGGCCTTCGCTGGCTGGAGCCTTCCGAAGGCCCGGCCCTGCCGTTCCTGGCCGCGGACAGGGACATCGTCGAGGAATTAGCGGCGCTTCGCGGCGTCTGA